A single window of Leptolyngbya ohadii IS1 DNA harbors:
- a CDS encoding response regulator yields the protein MLTMLDPASTAVILLVDDNPNNLRLLAKILEAEGFTVRKALSGKMALQGANRNPPDLILLDINMPEMNGYEVCQRLKANTLTRDIPVIFISALNQIDDKVQAFALGAQDYITKPFQELEVLARIRNQLMIVQQQRQLLRQNDQLLQEIQERQAIEAEVRQLNADLEQRVQARTLELQQSLYFEAILKRISDRVRDSLDQHQILQEAIEELTVALKLHFCNAILYGTDRDGDCGVECDGRCRTAIFQYQSCEEQGTPFKNSQTQAQLICDLPEIQGQLQQHQVYAAFCAVQPDPAHPAFAILVCPVFDDRVEKCGRSGDLWLFKAPGSSFNQLEIQLVQQVANQCAIALRQARLYEAAQIQVQELQRLNQLKDDFLSTISHELRTPIATMKTIVQMLDSLMAQMPLLEADSLSSENQIPNPRIAQYLEILKNECDRELNLVEDLLNLQRVEAGMFSAHQSQIDLQSWILHVIEPFESRMQEQQQTLCVNLAPNLPVIYLDPLGFSRIIIELLNNALKYTPAGETITVSVDVIADDALNQMSNPSVDRLKNALGKGKGDVRSDAKGGQYSQNALLKLQVINTGAEISAEEIPRIFDKFYRIPSNDPWKYGGTGLGLALVKKLVEQMPGEISVASGCGRTCFTVRAAIFTESALF from the coding sequence ATGTTAACCATGCTTGACCCTGCTTCTACTGCCGTTATTTTGCTGGTAGACGACAATCCAAATAATTTGCGGCTGCTGGCTAAGATCCTGGAGGCAGAGGGGTTTACGGTGCGAAAGGCACTGAGTGGCAAAATGGCACTGCAAGGGGCAAATCGCAATCCTCCTGATCTGATTTTGTTGGATATCAATATGCCGGAAATGAACGGCTATGAGGTCTGCCAGCGGCTCAAAGCCAATACGCTAACCCGCGATATCCCGGTGATCTTTATTAGCGCTCTTAACCAGATCGATGACAAAGTTCAGGCGTTTGCCCTGGGCGCACAGGACTACATCACAAAACCCTTTCAGGAACTCGAAGTCCTGGCACGAATTAGAAATCAACTGATGATTGTTCAGCAGCAGCGTCAGTTACTCCGGCAGAATGATCAGCTTTTGCAGGAAATTCAGGAACGGCAGGCGATCGAAGCAGAAGTCCGCCAGCTCAACGCCGATCTGGAGCAACGGGTACAGGCTCGCACGCTAGAACTCCAGCAGTCTCTCTATTTTGAAGCAATCCTGAAACGCATTTCGGATAGGGTGCGCGACTCGCTCGATCAGCACCAGATTTTACAGGAGGCGATCGAAGAACTCACGGTTGCTCTGAAACTACACTTCTGTAACGCCATACTGTACGGCACCGATCGCGATGGGGATTGCGGCGTGGAGTGTGATGGACGTTGCAGAACAGCGATTTTCCAGTATCAATCCTGCGAGGAGCAGGGCACGCCATTCAAGAATAGTCAAACCCAGGCGCAGCTTATCTGTGATCTCCCAGAAATTCAGGGACAGCTTCAGCAGCATCAGGTTTACGCTGCCTTCTGTGCAGTTCAGCCCGATCCGGCTCATCCGGCTTTTGCCATCCTGGTTTGTCCGGTCTTTGACGATCGGGTTGAGAAATGCGGACGATCGGGAGATCTCTGGCTGTTTAAGGCACCTGGCTCCAGTTTTAATCAGCTTGAAATTCAATTGGTGCAGCAGGTCGCCAACCAGTGTGCGATCGCTCTCCGGCAGGCAAGGCTTTACGAAGCGGCTCAAATTCAGGTGCAGGAACTTCAGCGGCTTAACCAGCTCAAGGACGATTTTCTCAGCACCATTTCCCATGAGTTACGAACCCCGATCGCAACGATGAAGACGATCGTGCAAATGCTGGATTCTCTGATGGCGCAGATGCCGCTGCTGGAGGCAGATTCTCTATCGTCGGAGAACCAGATCCCAAACCCCAGGATTGCCCAATACCTTGAGATTTTGAAGAATGAGTGCGATCGCGAATTAAATCTGGTAGAGGATTTGCTCAACCTTCAGCGGGTTGAAGCGGGGATGTTTTCAGCTCACCAGAGCCAGATCGATCTACAAAGCTGGATTCTCCACGTCATTGAACCCTTTGAATCTCGGATGCAGGAGCAGCAGCAAACGCTCTGTGTCAATTTGGCTCCTAATTTGCCTGTCATCTATCTCGATCCGCTGGGGTTTAGTCGCATCATTATCGAACTGCTCAACAATGCGCTGAAATATACGCCTGCTGGCGAAACGATTACCGTTTCTGTCGATGTCATTGCTGATGATGCGCTGAATCAGATGTCTAACCCCTCAGTCGATCGATTGAAGAATGCTTTAGGGAAGGGAAAGGGCGATGTAAGGAGCGATGCAAAGGGCGGTCAATACAGCCAGAATGCTCTCCTGAAGCTACAGGTGATCAATACCGGAGCCGAAATTTCCGCCGAGGAAATCCCCCGCATCTTCGATAAGTTTTACCGCATCCCCAGCAATGATCCGTGGAAATATGGCGGAACGGGATTAGGGCTGGCATTAGTCAAAAAGCTAGTCGAACAAATGCCGGGTGAAATCAGCGTTGCAAGTGGGTGCGGTCGGACTTGTTTTACGGTGAGAGCGGCTATTTTTACGGAATCCGCACTGTTCTAG
- a CDS encoding PAS domain-containing protein, which produces MPKLLTLLLVHDSAIERSLCRRLLCKNPLLADVSGEQHSLKITECDGVEAALRSCQQAMPDLILLKASLPDRGSLVFLERLRQQGIALPVLLLIAPGENQVAIEALRLGAQDFVITTQITAEELGLRVRAGLERRQLQYHELQYHELQYHEPQCHELQHYQLRQPHRRLEQELTDRNRIEEQLREREALFHAFMNHSPAIAFMKDDAGRIVYANQRLERLFQITAEELIGKTDFDLLPEPIAQQLRANDLLMLESGSPIEFIEVIPSTDGSIAHWLTLRFPFTDSQGNRFVGGVAVDITARRAAEDIIRRNERAMRAFVQIMPDMVIRMDSTGYHLDASPGQVLLYNPQQPLQEKSVYDILPYELAKRRMQAVHEAIATKEVQVYEQEIEVAGQIQYEEVRVVAINNAEVYVIVRDITARKRADIEIRQTRNFLRSVIEHLPVALFVKDARKEHFGTFRVWNRTSEGMFGIPSEQILGKTSDELLSLQKANFFHQTDQEIFALGKPSYTIEEMVDPYDLGRRTLYTIKVPLYDEQNQPEYLIGICEDITERKRLESELKTRQRLLNAFFEAASTVGVGFAIADSQLRYVQLNAHLAAINGYPVEDHLGKPLPELLPDLTPQIAPILQQVLATGEPVLNLEVSSELPSHPGAVRHWLVSYFSIPHPDCSEASLGTILIEISDRKQIEQELQQAKEAAEAANLAKSTFLANMSHELRTPLNAVLGFSELMMHNPALPPNLREDIGIIHQSGNHLLGLINDILDIAKIEAGHATVEKSSFDLFALLYTIRSLLLEAATAKGIRLNLEIDSVDSEVPQFVIADAQKLRQVLLNLLGNAIKFTHQGSVTLRVSSTPPAPVAQHLQFQVIDTGVGIAAAELNSIFAPFFQANAGKLSGKGTGLGLTISRKLLELMGGSITVLSAPDQGSTFTVTLPIDRSKNKSSEPEQHDRPVIGLAPGQPNYRILVVDDQPENRLLLVKLLTQIGLNVREAIDGQEAIQVWQQWHPHLIWMDLQMPIVDGYEATRCIRAIEQREWDAGERGSLASPTKIIALTAYAFEIDQVASMDAGCDDFLPKPFTEAALFRKMSCHLGLRYLYAEGNAFQTEGSPFCQPLTQLDLHIMPLEWILEMHNAALDLDDQRLYQLIQQIPEQEKGLTTALTALVDTFQLNVIAALTFL; this is translated from the coding sequence ATGCCAAAGCTGCTTACTCTGCTGCTCGTTCACGATTCCGCTATAGAACGATCGCTTTGTCGTCGCTTACTCTGCAAAAATCCCCTTTTAGCAGATGTTTCGGGGGAGCAGCATTCCCTAAAAATTACCGAATGCGATGGGGTGGAAGCAGCACTGCGATCGTGCCAGCAGGCGATGCCCGACCTGATCTTGCTGAAGGCTTCTCTACCCGACAGGGGCAGTCTGGTGTTTCTGGAACGGCTCCGGCAGCAGGGGATAGCTCTGCCCGTTCTTTTATTGATTGCTCCAGGGGAAAACCAGGTGGCGATCGAGGCGTTGCGGCTAGGTGCCCAGGACTTTGTGATAACCACGCAGATCACGGCTGAGGAGTTAGGCTTGCGAGTGCGGGCAGGACTGGAGCGGCGGCAGCTTCAATACCATGAGCTTCAATACCATGAGCTTCAATACCATGAGCCTCAATGCCATGAGCTTCAACATTACCAGCTAAGACAACCTCATCGACGCCTTGAACAGGAACTTACCGATCGCAATCGCATTGAAGAACAGCTTCGAGAACGGGAAGCCCTGTTTCACGCTTTTATGAATCACAGTCCGGCGATCGCCTTCATGAAAGATGATGCTGGACGTATTGTGTATGCCAACCAGCGGCTTGAACGGCTGTTTCAAATAACGGCTGAGGAACTGATAGGCAAAACCGATTTTGACCTTCTCCCTGAACCGATCGCCCAGCAGCTCCGAGCCAATGATTTGCTGATGCTGGAAAGTGGCTCTCCCATCGAATTTATCGAAGTGATTCCCAGTACGGACGGCTCTATTGCTCATTGGTTAACGCTCAGATTTCCCTTTACTGATAGCCAGGGGAATCGCTTTGTCGGGGGGGTTGCGGTTGACATCACAGCCAGACGAGCGGCGGAAGATATTATTCGCAGAAACGAACGGGCAATGCGTGCCTTCGTCCAGATCATGCCGGATATGGTAATTCGGATGGATTCAACGGGATATCATCTAGATGCTTCTCCGGGGCAGGTTCTCCTATACAATCCTCAGCAACCTCTGCAAGAGAAATCGGTCTATGATATTTTGCCCTATGAGCTAGCCAAACGACGGATGCAGGCTGTTCATGAGGCGATCGCGACTAAAGAAGTTCAGGTCTACGAACAGGAGATTGAAGTAGCGGGGCAGATTCAGTACGAAGAGGTACGAGTCGTTGCCATTAACAACGCAGAAGTTTATGTAATTGTGCGGGACATTACGGCGCGAAAGCGAGCGGATATTGAGATTCGTCAAACCCGCAATTTTCTCAGAAGCGTAATCGAGCATTTGCCTGTTGCCCTGTTTGTAAAAGATGCCCGAAAGGAGCATTTTGGCACGTTTAGAGTGTGGAATCGGACGAGCGAGGGGATGTTTGGCATTCCCTCAGAACAAATCCTGGGGAAAACCAGCGATGAGTTGCTCTCCCTGCAAAAAGCCAACTTTTTCCACCAGACAGACCAGGAGATTTTTGCCCTTGGTAAGCCCAGCTATACCATCGAAGAAATGGTCGATCCCTACGATCTGGGGCGGCGAACGCTCTACACCATCAAGGTGCCGCTTTACGATGAACAGAATCAGCCAGAATATCTGATTGGCATCTGCGAAGACATTACCGAACGCAAGCGCCTCGAATCCGAGCTAAAAACTCGCCAGCGGCTTTTAAATGCCTTTTTTGAAGCTGCCTCCACGGTCGGGGTTGGGTTTGCGATCGCCGATAGTCAACTGCGCTACGTCCAGCTCAACGCCCATTTAGCAGCAATCAACGGCTACCCGGTCGAAGACCATTTGGGTAAACCGCTCCCGGAACTTCTGCCCGATCTGACCCCCCAAATTGCCCCTATCTTGCAGCAGGTGCTTGCCACCGGAGAGCCTGTCTTGAATCTGGAAGTTTCTAGCGAGCTGCCCAGCCATCCGGGAGCTGTGCGCCACTGGCTTGTGTCCTACTTTTCGATTCCCCATCCAGACTGCTCAGAAGCGTCACTGGGAACCATTCTGATTGAAATTAGCGATCGCAAGCAGATTGAACAGGAACTACAGCAGGCAAAGGAAGCGGCGGAAGCGGCGAATCTAGCCAAAAGCACCTTCCTGGCAAATATGAGCCACGAACTGCGAACTCCTCTCAATGCCGTTCTGGGATTCTCGGAGCTGATGATGCACAACCCTGCCCTGCCGCCCAACCTGCGAGAGGACATTGGGATAATTCACCAGAGCGGTAATCATCTCCTGGGCTTAATTAACGACATTTTGGACATTGCCAAAATTGAAGCCGGACACGCGACGGTCGAGAAAAGCAGCTTTGACCTGTTTGCCCTCCTCTATACCATTCGGAGTTTGCTGCTGGAAGCTGCTACTGCAAAAGGGATTCGGCTGAATTTAGAAATTGATTCAGTTGATTCAGAGGTTCCCCAATTCGTGATCGCCGACGCTCAAAAACTGCGTCAGGTGCTGCTGAATCTGCTGGGAAATGCAATCAAATTCACTCATCAGGGCAGTGTTACGTTACGGGTCAGCAGCACCCCTCCTGCGCCAGTAGCCCAGCACCTTCAGTTTCAGGTCATAGATACGGGCGTTGGTATTGCCGCCGCAGAGCTAAACAGCATCTTTGCCCCTTTCTTCCAGGCAAATGCAGGCAAGCTTTCCGGCAAAGGAACTGGCTTAGGACTCACGATTAGCCGTAAGCTGCTGGAACTCATGGGGGGCAGCATTACCGTCCTCAGTGCCCCCGACCAGGGCAGCACATTCACCGTTACTCTCCCGATCGATCGCTCCAAGAACAAATCCAGTGAACCAGAACAGCACGATCGCCCTGTGATCGGTTTAGCCCCCGGTCAGCCCAACTACCGCATTCTGGTTGTCGATGATCAGCCCGAAAATCGGCTGCTGCTGGTTAAACTCCTGACCCAGATTGGGTTAAACGTGCGGGAGGCGATCGATGGACAGGAAGCCATTCAGGTCTGGCAACAGTGGCACCCTCACCTGATCTGGATGGATCTGCAAATGCCGATCGTCGATGGCTATGAGGCAACGCGATGCATTCGGGCGATCGAGCAGCGTGAATGGGATGCGGGGGAGCGGGGAAGTCTTGCCTCACCGACCAAAATCATTGCCCTCACTGCCTATGCCTTCGAGATCGACCAGGTTGCTAGCATGGATGCAGGGTGTGATGATTTTTTGCCCAAGCCCTTTACGGAAGCTGCACTGTTTAGAAAGATGTCCTGCCATTTGGGGCTGCGGTATCTCTATGCTGAAGGGAATGCTTTCCAGACTGAGGGATCGCCCTTTTGCCAGCCGCTCACCCAGCTAGATTTGCACATTATGCCCCTCGAATGGATTCTGGAAATGCATAATGCTGCCCTTGACCTGGATGATCAGCGGCTCTATCAACTCATTCAACAGATTCCTGAGCAGGAGAAAGGTCTGACTACTGCTCTCACTGCCCTGGTTGATACGTTTCAGCTGAACGTGATCGCTGCTCTCACTTTCCTTTAA